The proteins below come from a single Thermopolyspora flexuosa genomic window:
- a CDS encoding ABC transporter ATP-binding protein, protein MSGEPTARQTEEVLDLARPEAASRPSADGPLLEVRDLRVRFTRGGRVVNAVNGLSYTLGAGEMLAIIGESGSGKSVSTRALMGLLPPSAQVTGSARFEGTELIGMPEKQMRAWRGAKIAMVFQDPARSLNPTMRIGAQIVEAIRTHSDMSKKDAADRAVELLKLVRLPAAERRFYEYPHQLSGGMRQRVVIAIALASEPRLLIADEATTALDVTTQAQIMELLVELQQRLGTAIIMISHDLGLAASYAQKVVVMYAGRAVEYATAEKLFANVRMPYTRALLGAIPLLDRKTHELLPVIPGQPPDPAALPKGCAFRPRCDVATDKCLEPPVLEEHEPGHWWACWHPAGGDGDTAGARTGGEADEVTVGSARQVKDGA, encoded by the coding sequence ATGAGCGGTGAACCGACTGCACGGCAGACCGAAGAGGTGCTCGACCTCGCCCGGCCCGAGGCCGCGAGCCGGCCGTCCGCGGACGGCCCGCTGCTCGAGGTGCGCGACCTGCGGGTCCGCTTCACCCGCGGCGGCCGCGTGGTGAACGCGGTCAACGGGCTGTCGTACACGCTGGGCGCCGGCGAGATGCTCGCCATCATCGGCGAGTCCGGCTCCGGCAAGAGCGTGAGCACCCGTGCCCTGATGGGGCTGCTGCCCCCGTCCGCGCAGGTGACGGGGTCGGCGAGGTTCGAGGGCACCGAGCTCATCGGCATGCCCGAGAAGCAGATGCGTGCCTGGCGGGGCGCGAAGATCGCCATGGTCTTCCAGGACCCCGCCCGGTCGCTCAACCCGACGATGCGCATCGGCGCGCAGATCGTCGAGGCGATCCGCACGCACTCCGACATGAGCAAGAAGGACGCCGCCGACCGCGCGGTCGAGCTGCTCAAGCTGGTCCGCCTGCCCGCGGCCGAGCGGCGGTTCTACGAGTACCCGCACCAGCTCTCCGGCGGCATGCGCCAGCGCGTGGTGATCGCCATCGCGCTGGCGAGCGAGCCGCGGCTGCTCATCGCCGACGAGGCGACCACCGCGCTCGACGTGACCACCCAGGCCCAGATCATGGAGCTGCTCGTCGAGCTGCAGCAGCGGCTCGGCACCGCGATCATCATGATCAGCCACGACCTGGGGCTCGCGGCGAGCTACGCGCAGAAGGTCGTGGTGATGTACGCCGGACGGGCGGTCGAGTACGCCACGGCGGAGAAGCTGTTCGCCAACGTGCGCATGCCGTACACCCGGGCGCTGCTCGGGGCGATTCCGCTGCTCGACCGCAAGACGCACGAGCTGCTGCCGGTCATCCCCGGCCAGCCGCCCGACCCCGCCGCGCTGCCCAAGGGCTGCGCGTTCCGCCCGCGCTGCGACGTGGCCACCGACAAGTGCCTCGAGCCGCCCGTGCTCGAGGAGCACGAACCCGGGCACTGGTGGGCGTGCTGGCATCCGGCGGGAGGTGACGGCGACACCGCCGGCGCCCGCACCGGCGGCGAGGCCGACGAGGTGACGGTCGGGTCCGCCCGGCAGGTCAAGGACGGAGCATGA
- a CDS encoding aldehyde dehydrogenase family protein, giving the protein MTTTLSESATNSPASPLIIENAHLIGGEWVPAVSGETIEVINPATREVLARVPRGTAADVDNAVKAAAEAFPKWRDTSATVRGELVAKWARLIREHEAEIDKLESMEVGRPHWGPLAIPRQLEFIAGQADKVLGTTMPTHTPDVIGLTLREPYGVVGSIIPWNAPGPMFCNDVGAAIAAGNTIVIKPAEDAPLTPLALAKLAMEAGIPAGVVNVVTGYGHEAGAAVAGHKGIRRMSFTGSPETGELVMAACAKNLTPLHLELGGKSPQVIFADANLDAAIPQIVAGITLNTGQICAAGSRVVVERSVHAEVVRRLAEEMKKVTVGPWYKPVRMGPLINGKQHDRVLNYIKIGQEEGADLVLGGGVPKGEEFEKGFFVEATLFDNVGPDMRIAQEEIFGPVLSVIPVDDEEEAVAVANGTDYGLVASVWTQDVGRAVRMSRALQAGQVAVNAALGAGVIGAPFGGYKRSGFGRTMSAEAVKNFTQIKAVSIRGTN; this is encoded by the coding sequence ATGACCACCACCCTCTCCGAGTCGGCGACCAACTCTCCCGCGAGCCCGCTGATCATCGAGAACGCGCACCTGATCGGTGGCGAGTGGGTGCCGGCGGTCAGCGGAGAGACCATCGAGGTGATCAACCCGGCGACCCGTGAGGTGCTCGCCCGGGTGCCGCGGGGCACCGCCGCCGACGTCGACAACGCCGTCAAGGCCGCCGCCGAGGCGTTCCCCAAGTGGCGGGACACCAGCGCCACGGTCCGCGGCGAGCTGGTGGCCAAGTGGGCACGGCTCATCCGGGAACACGAGGCCGAGATCGACAAGCTCGAGTCGATGGAGGTCGGCCGCCCGCACTGGGGCCCGCTGGCGATCCCTCGCCAGCTCGAGTTCATCGCCGGCCAGGCCGACAAGGTGCTCGGCACCACGATGCCGACCCACACCCCCGACGTGATCGGCCTCACCCTGCGTGAGCCGTACGGGGTGGTCGGCAGCATCATCCCGTGGAACGCGCCCGGCCCGATGTTCTGCAACGACGTGGGCGCCGCGATCGCCGCGGGCAACACGATCGTGATCAAGCCGGCCGAGGACGCCCCGCTCACCCCGCTGGCGCTGGCCAAGCTCGCCATGGAGGCGGGCATCCCGGCGGGCGTGGTGAACGTCGTCACCGGGTACGGCCACGAGGCCGGCGCGGCCGTCGCGGGCCACAAGGGCATCCGCCGGATGAGCTTCACCGGCTCGCCGGAGACCGGTGAGCTGGTCATGGCCGCCTGCGCCAAGAACCTCACCCCGCTCCACCTGGAGCTCGGCGGCAAGTCGCCGCAGGTGATCTTCGCCGACGCCAACCTGGACGCCGCGATCCCGCAGATCGTCGCGGGCATCACGCTCAACACCGGCCAGATCTGCGCGGCCGGCTCGCGCGTGGTGGTCGAGCGCTCGGTGCACGCCGAGGTGGTGCGCCGCCTCGCCGAGGAGATGAAGAAGGTCACCGTCGGCCCGTGGTACAAGCCGGTCCGCATGGGCCCGCTGATCAACGGCAAGCAGCACGACCGCGTGCTCAACTACATCAAGATCGGCCAGGAGGAGGGGGCCGATCTGGTGCTCGGCGGCGGCGTGCCGAAGGGCGAGGAGTTCGAGAAGGGCTTCTTCGTCGAGGCGACCCTGTTCGACAACGTGGGCCCGGACATGCGCATCGCGCAGGAGGAGATCTTCGGCCCGGTCCTCTCCGTGATCCCGGTCGACGACGAGGAGGAGGCGGTCGCGGTCGCCAACGGCACCGACTACGGCCTCGTCGCCTCGGTCTGGACCCAGGACGTCGGCCGCGCGGTCCGGATGTCCCGCGCGCTGCAGGCCGGCCAGGTCGCGGTGAACGCCGCGCTCGGCGCCGGCGTGATCGGCGCGCCGTTCGGCGGCTACAAGCGCAGCGGCTTCGGCCGGACCATGAGCGCCGAGGCGGTCAAGAACTTCACCCAGATCAAGGCGGTGTCGATCCGTGGCACGAACTGA
- a CDS encoding ABC transporter ATP-binding protein has protein sequence MTMTMARERDAEKLLEVRNIVQEFAVRGPGGVKGAKVHAVSDVSFDMWRGETLGVVGETGSGKSTLARSIIQAPRPKSGEVRFLGTDLMKLGRRALTEARRQMQMVYQDPYGSLDPRWTVLELVEEPLLGYKVGTKAQRRERACELLDLVGMDPGVFGRRRPHELSGGQCQRVAIARAIALNPALIVCDEAVASLDVLIQAQVLNLFERLRTELGLSYLFISHDLALVKQVSDRVAVMHLGQLVEVGPSEELYRRPLHPYTSALLNSIPGLDPATGKVRRPTAPKGEPPSPINPPSGCRFRTRCPLAQERCAQEVPRLRELFPGHQVACHFPLATPDGASANGTASTASSGGSSGGSNGTASASGNGAATAGDAVRS, from the coding sequence ATGACGATGACCATGGCACGCGAACGCGACGCGGAGAAGCTGCTGGAGGTGCGCAACATCGTCCAGGAGTTCGCCGTGCGCGGGCCGGGCGGGGTGAAGGGCGCCAAGGTGCACGCGGTGTCGGACGTCTCGTTCGACATGTGGCGCGGCGAGACGCTGGGCGTGGTGGGGGAGACCGGGTCGGGCAAGTCGACGCTCGCCCGGTCGATCATCCAGGCGCCCCGCCCCAAGTCGGGCGAGGTGCGCTTCCTCGGCACCGACCTGATGAAGCTCGGGCGGCGGGCCCTCACCGAGGCGCGCCGCCAGATGCAGATGGTCTACCAGGACCCGTACGGCTCGCTCGACCCGCGGTGGACCGTGCTGGAGCTGGTCGAGGAGCCGCTGCTCGGGTACAAGGTGGGGACCAAGGCACAGCGCCGCGAGCGGGCCTGCGAGCTGCTCGACCTGGTCGGCATGGACCCCGGCGTGTTCGGCAGGCGCCGCCCGCACGAGCTGTCCGGCGGCCAGTGCCAGCGCGTCGCCATCGCCCGCGCGATCGCGCTCAACCCGGCGCTGATCGTCTGTGACGAGGCGGTCGCCTCGCTCGACGTGCTCATCCAGGCCCAGGTGCTCAACCTGTTCGAGCGGCTGCGCACCGAGCTCGGCCTGTCGTACCTGTTCATCTCGCACGACCTGGCGCTGGTGAAGCAGGTGAGCGACCGGGTCGCGGTGATGCACCTCGGCCAGCTCGTCGAGGTCGGCCCGTCGGAGGAGCTGTACCGCCGGCCGCTGCACCCGTACACGTCGGCGCTGCTCAACTCCATCCCGGGCCTCGACCCGGCGACCGGCAAGGTGCGCCGTCCCACCGCGCCCAAGGGCGAGCCGCCCTCGCCGATCAACCCGCCGTCCGGCTGCCGGTTCCGCACCCGCTGCCCGCTGGCGCAGGAGCGCTGCGCGCAGGAGGTGCCGCGGCTGCGGGAGCTGTTCCCCGGGCACCAGGTGGCCTGCCACTTCCCGCTCGCCACCCCGGACGGCGCGTCGGCGAACGGCACCGCGAGCACGGCGTCGTCCGGCGGGTCGTCCGGCGGCTCGAACGGCACCGCGAGCGCCTCCGGGAACGGCGCCGCGACGGCCGGTGACGCCGTCCGTTCGTGA
- a CDS encoding TIGR03560 family F420-dependent LLM class oxidoreductase yields the protein MARTDREGVRLRIHIEPRHGGTYADFRALALAVEEAGFDAFFRSDHLLGVVADDPSYQPTDCWTTLGALARDTKRVRLGALMGAATYRYPGLLATILATVDQASGGRVELGLGTGWYEREHAAFGIPFPATKERFDRLEEQLAVITGLWTAKPGEPFSFEGAHYRIEKNYSPPRVVQSPHPPILVGGTGLKRTPAIAARYATEYNLALGGDMRVQLDTFTRACEAIGRDPAEPRRSAFVPAAVGTTAADVERRVAAMGSPFIQSNAASGSPEQLVERIGELAELGIDTVYLAVYDIHDLDHIALIGAEVLPHVKAMKVAAP from the coding sequence GTGGCACGAACTGACCGCGAGGGGGTGCGGCTGCGCATCCACATCGAGCCGCGCCACGGCGGCACCTACGCCGACTTCCGGGCCCTCGCGCTCGCCGTGGAGGAGGCCGGGTTCGACGCCTTCTTCCGGTCCGACCACCTGCTCGGCGTGGTCGCGGACGACCCGTCCTACCAGCCCACTGACTGCTGGACCACGCTCGGCGCGCTGGCCCGGGACACCAAGCGGGTACGGCTCGGCGCCCTGATGGGCGCCGCCACCTACCGCTACCCGGGCCTGCTCGCCACCATCCTCGCCACGGTGGACCAGGCGAGCGGCGGCCGGGTCGAGCTGGGCCTCGGCACCGGCTGGTACGAGCGGGAGCACGCCGCGTTCGGCATCCCGTTCCCGGCCACCAAGGAGCGGTTCGACCGGCTGGAGGAGCAGCTCGCGGTCATCACCGGGCTGTGGACGGCCAAGCCCGGTGAGCCCTTCTCCTTCGAGGGCGCCCACTACCGGATCGAGAAGAACTACAGCCCGCCCCGGGTGGTGCAGTCGCCGCACCCGCCGATCCTCGTCGGCGGCACCGGCCTCAAGCGCACCCCGGCGATCGCGGCCCGGTACGCGACCGAGTACAACCTGGCGCTCGGCGGCGACATGCGCGTGCAGCTCGACACGTTCACCCGGGCCTGCGAGGCGATCGGCCGCGACCCCGCCGAGCCGCGCCGCTCGGCGTTCGTCCCGGCCGCGGTCGGCACCACGGCCGCCGACGTCGAGCGCCGCGTGGCCGCGATGGGCTCGCCGTTCATCCAGTCCAACGCGGCGAGCGGCTCGCCCGAGCAGCTCGTGGAGCGCATCGGCGAGCTCGCCGAACTCGGCATCGACACCGTCTATCTGGCCGTCTACGACATCCACGACCTGGACCACATCGCCCTGATCGGCGCCGAGGTCCTGCCCCACGTCAAGGCGATGAAGGTCGCGGCGCCGTGA
- a CDS encoding ABC transporter permease codes for MGKRLLMAIPITLGVSILTFWVLNLVPGSAAQQLLGVEATEEQVRALEREMGLDRPAWIRYLDWLGGAVTGDLGKSFVSDQQVTSLLGERLVVTFELVILAMVGSLVLAIPVALLAAYRPNRLFDRLSMIVSVSGLSVANYVLALILVLIFAVQLGWFPAIGYVPFTEDPVENLRTMALPAAAIAFPLFCFYTRFLRGDLVDQLLGQDYIITAQAKGVGPWRVLIRHAFRNSSFGLITVVGLNLSTLIGATVIIEQIFAIPGLGQLMVQAINTRDMMVVQACVIVFAVVTVVANLVTDLLYAVLDPRIRYGSS; via the coding sequence GTGGGCAAGCGCCTGCTGATGGCGATCCCGATCACGCTTGGCGTGAGCATCCTCACCTTCTGGGTGCTCAACCTCGTGCCGGGCAGCGCGGCGCAGCAGCTTCTGGGCGTGGAGGCCACCGAGGAGCAGGTCAGGGCACTCGAGCGTGAGATGGGCCTCGACAGGCCCGCGTGGATCCGCTACCTCGACTGGCTCGGCGGCGCCGTCACCGGCGACCTGGGCAAGTCGTTCGTGAGCGACCAGCAGGTGACCTCCCTGCTGGGCGAGCGGCTGGTCGTCACCTTCGAGCTGGTGATCCTCGCCATGGTCGGGTCGCTCGTCCTGGCGATCCCGGTGGCGCTGCTCGCCGCGTACCGGCCGAACCGGCTGTTCGACCGGCTGAGCATGATCGTCAGCGTCTCCGGGCTCTCGGTCGCCAACTACGTGCTCGCCCTCATCCTGGTGCTGATCTTCGCGGTGCAGCTCGGCTGGTTCCCGGCGATCGGCTACGTGCCGTTCACCGAGGACCCGGTGGAGAACCTCCGCACCATGGCCCTCCCGGCGGCGGCGATCGCGTTCCCGCTGTTCTGCTTCTACACCCGGTTCCTCCGCGGGGACCTGGTCGACCAGCTGCTCGGGCAGGACTACATCATCACCGCCCAGGCCAAGGGCGTCGGCCCCTGGCGGGTGCTGATCCGGCACGCGTTCCGCAACTCGTCGTTCGGCCTGATCACCGTGGTCGGGCTCAACCTGAGCACGCTGATCGGCGCCACCGTGATCATCGAGCAGATCTTCGCCATCCCCGGGCTCGGCCAGCTCATGGTCCAGGCCATCAACACCAGGGACATGATGGTGGTCCAGGCCTGCGTCATCGTGTTCGCCGTGGTGACCGTGGTGGCGAACCTCGTCACCGATCTGCTCTACGCCGTACTCGACCCGAGGATCCGCTATGGCAGCAGTTGA
- a CDS encoding NDMA-dependent alcohol dehydrogenase → MSITTRAAVCREPGRPWEITELELDDPRPNEVRIKFMAAGLCHSDDHIQKGDSPMRMPVVGGHEGAGIVDAVGEGVTRVSVGDHVVCSFIPACGACRYCSTGRQNLCDAGKNASTGEFPDGTFRFHQDGVDFGGLCVLGTFSQYAVVSEYSVIKIPEDIPFDVAALVGCAVPTGWGSAVYAAGVRAGQTVVIYGAGGVGSNAIQGARFAGAQRVVVVDPVEFKRDMAKVFGATHTFATAKEAHEFVVESTWGHLADHAIITVGQLHDEVIDHALNIVGKSGQVTITAVGNGKLNHHPGILIGYQRRVQGAIFGGCNPLYDVPRLLSLYRTGDLKLDELITRRYRLEEVNQGYQDMNDGKNIRGVIIHEH, encoded by the coding sequence ATGAGCATTACCACGCGTGCCGCCGTTTGCCGGGAGCCCGGCAGGCCGTGGGAAATCACGGAACTTGAACTCGACGATCCGCGGCCGAACGAGGTCCGTATCAAGTTCATGGCCGCCGGATTGTGTCATTCCGACGACCACATTCAAAAGGGTGACAGCCCCATGCGGATGCCGGTCGTGGGTGGCCACGAGGGCGCCGGCATCGTCGACGCGGTCGGCGAGGGTGTGACCCGGGTGTCCGTGGGGGACCACGTCGTCTGCTCGTTCATTCCCGCGTGCGGTGCGTGCCGCTACTGCTCCACCGGCCGGCAGAACCTGTGCGACGCCGGGAAGAACGCCTCCACCGGCGAGTTCCCCGACGGCACCTTCCGGTTCCACCAGGACGGCGTGGACTTCGGCGGGCTGTGCGTGCTCGGCACCTTCTCGCAGTACGCGGTGGTGTCGGAGTACTCGGTCATCAAGATCCCCGAGGACATCCCGTTCGACGTCGCCGCGCTGGTGGGCTGTGCCGTACCGACCGGGTGGGGTTCGGCGGTGTACGCGGCCGGGGTCCGGGCCGGCCAGACCGTGGTGATCTACGGCGCCGGCGGGGTCGGCAGCAACGCGATCCAGGGCGCCCGGTTCGCCGGCGCGCAGCGCGTGGTCGTGGTCGACCCGGTCGAGTTCAAGCGGGACATGGCGAAGGTCTTCGGCGCCACGCACACCTTCGCCACCGCCAAGGAGGCCCACGAGTTCGTCGTCGAGAGCACCTGGGGCCACCTCGCCGACCACGCGATCATCACCGTCGGCCAGCTGCACGACGAGGTGATCGACCACGCGCTCAACATCGTGGGCAAGTCCGGCCAGGTGACCATCACCGCGGTCGGCAACGGCAAGCTCAACCACCACCCCGGCATCCTCATCGGCTACCAGCGCCGGGTCCAGGGTGCGATCTTCGGCGGTTGCAACCCGCTGTACGACGTGCCGCGCCTGCTGAGCCTGTACCGCACGGGCGACCTCAAGCTCGACGAGCTGATCACCCGCCGCTACCGGCTGGAGGAGGTCAACCAGGGCTACCAGGACATGAACGACGGCAAGAACATCCGCGGCGTGATCATTCACGAGCACTGA
- a CDS encoding ABC transporter substrate-binding protein: MESPRQGGEITVLEDSAFAGSWPTGLDPASNTTGGANIAMMQAIYGGLFLVRANDDGSNARVEPHQAESYELLDGGKTVKIKIRDGIKFSDGTPLDAEAVRFNFERNLNANCTCKPTWPLAEKDPITVEEPNTVVLRFSEPYGAVINSFPVSNVNWIVSPTALKEMGEEKFRVTPVGAGPFKVVSNKLSSELVLERNPNYFKQGLPYLDKLTFKSIGGDQAAYTALLSGQAHAYEGMNTVPLLEQAEANDKLTVTLQPPTSPYVIQLNTQIEPFNDKKAREAIYYATNFQAIADGVFKGKYPVSQSFTASGGLFHKETVPGYRTYDLEKAKQLVQELGGMKIKLGTISNYVAKQVVTALQTQWREAGIEVEIVDHQLATLIKEFQTNKWQAMLQTAGAWDPASGVGVGFRFTSTSPYSGIKDPKIDELVRKASATIDQAERERLYTELGQYISDNAYAPFGLAFAPGNVVVKGVYGPGLTTKIPPLMVNTGVIWDEVWRSQ; encoded by the coding sequence GTGGAGTCTCCGCGGCAGGGCGGCGAGATCACTGTTCTTGAAGACAGCGCGTTCGCCGGTTCCTGGCCGACCGGGCTCGATCCGGCCAGCAACACCACCGGCGGTGCCAACATCGCGATGATGCAGGCCATCTACGGCGGGCTCTTCCTGGTGCGCGCCAACGACGATGGCAGCAACGCCCGGGTCGAGCCGCACCAGGCCGAGAGCTACGAGCTGCTCGACGGGGGCAAGACCGTAAAGATCAAGATCCGCGACGGGATCAAGTTCTCCGACGGCACGCCGCTCGACGCCGAGGCCGTCCGGTTCAACTTCGAGCGCAACCTGAACGCCAACTGCACCTGTAAGCCGACCTGGCCGCTGGCGGAGAAGGACCCGATCACGGTCGAGGAGCCGAACACCGTCGTGCTCCGGTTCTCCGAGCCGTACGGCGCCGTGATCAACTCCTTCCCGGTGTCGAACGTCAACTGGATCGTCTCCCCGACCGCCCTCAAGGAGATGGGCGAGGAGAAGTTCCGGGTGACCCCGGTCGGCGCCGGCCCGTTCAAGGTCGTCAGCAACAAGCTCAGCTCGGAGCTGGTGCTCGAGCGCAACCCGAACTACTTCAAGCAGGGACTGCCCTACCTCGACAAGCTCACCTTCAAGTCGATCGGCGGTGACCAGGCGGCCTACACCGCCCTGCTCTCCGGCCAGGCGCACGCCTACGAGGGCATGAACACCGTGCCGCTGCTCGAGCAGGCGGAGGCCAACGACAAGCTCACCGTCACGCTGCAGCCGCCGACGTCGCCGTACGTCATCCAGCTGAACACCCAGATCGAGCCGTTCAACGACAAGAAGGCCCGCGAGGCGATCTACTACGCCACCAACTTCCAGGCGATCGCGGACGGCGTGTTCAAGGGCAAGTACCCGGTGAGCCAGTCGTTCACCGCGTCCGGCGGCCTCTTCCACAAGGAGACCGTGCCCGGCTACCGCACCTACGACCTGGAGAAGGCCAAGCAGCTCGTCCAGGAGCTCGGCGGGATGAAGATCAAGCTTGGCACGATCAGCAACTACGTCGCCAAGCAGGTCGTCACCGCGCTGCAGACGCAGTGGAGGGAAGCCGGTATCGAGGTCGAGATCGTCGACCACCAGCTCGCCACGCTGATCAAGGAGTTCCAGACGAACAAGTGGCAGGCGATGCTGCAGACCGCGGGCGCCTGGGACCCGGCCTCCGGCGTGGGCGTCGGCTTCCGCTTCACCTCCACCTCGCCGTACAGCGGCATCAAGGACCCGAAGATCGACGAGCTGGTCCGGAAGGCCTCGGCCACGATCGACCAGGCGGAGCGTGAGCGGCTCTACACCGAGCTCGGCCAGTACATCAGCGACAACGCCTACGCTCCGTTCGGTCTCGCGTTCGCTCCCGGCAACGTCGTCGTCAAGGGCGTCTACGGGCCCGGCCTGACCACCAAGATCCCGCCGTTGATGGTCAACACCGGCGTCATCTGGGACGAGGTCTGGAGGAGTCAGTGA
- a CDS encoding ABC transporter permease — MAAVDAPVATVAEVDAPRPRRAWVRKLSLWVPAGLTAFVFLACFLGPVVLPIPAPVGGNVLESSLPSFSPGHLLGTDPNGNDILSRILHGGRASLFVAVTVNLIGLALGGLLGALSAYIGGKVDTVIMRVLDVLIAFPSLVLTLAVAQSLGPSLTNTIFALAFFSIPAVARVARAATLSLRELPFMTAAELAGTPWWRMLLRHIVPNIAPQLITFSMLGMGTVIVIEGALSFLGLGIPAPNPSWGNMISEGQASLSATPDLVIWPSLALFITVLAFNLLGEALRTQWSGR, encoded by the coding sequence ATGGCAGCAGTTGACGCCCCCGTGGCGACGGTCGCCGAGGTCGACGCGCCGCGTCCGCGCCGGGCGTGGGTGCGCAAACTGAGCCTCTGGGTGCCGGCCGGCCTCACCGCGTTCGTCTTCCTCGCGTGCTTCCTGGGCCCGGTGGTCCTGCCGATCCCGGCCCCGGTGGGCGGGAACGTGCTGGAGTCGAGCCTCCCGTCGTTCTCGCCCGGCCACCTGCTCGGCACCGACCCGAACGGCAACGACATCCTCTCCCGGATCCTGCACGGCGGGCGGGCGTCGCTGTTCGTCGCGGTCACGGTGAACCTCATCGGCCTCGCCCTCGGCGGACTGCTGGGGGCGCTGTCCGCCTACATCGGCGGCAAGGTCGACACCGTGATCATGCGGGTGCTCGACGTGCTCATCGCGTTCCCGTCGCTCGTGCTCACCCTCGCGGTGGCGCAGAGCCTGGGGCCGAGCCTGACGAACACGATCTTCGCGCTCGCGTTCTTCAGCATCCCGGCGGTCGCGCGCGTCGCCCGGGCGGCCACGCTGAGCCTGCGCGAGCTGCCGTTCATGACCGCCGCCGAGCTCGCCGGCACGCCGTGGTGGCGGATGCTGCTGCGGCACATCGTGCCGAACATCGCGCCGCAGCTCATCACGTTCTCCATGCTCGGCATGGGCACGGTGATCGTGATCGAGGGCGCGCTGAGCTTCCTCGGGCTCGGCATCCCGGCGCCCAACCCGAGCTGGGGCAACATGATCTCGGAGGGCCAGGCGAGCCTCTCGGCCACCCCTGACCTCGTGATCTGGCCCAGCCTCGCCCTGTTCATCACCGTGCTCGCCTTCAACCTCCTCGGCGAGGCGCTGCGCACCCAATGGAGTGGTCGATGA
- a CDS encoding NDMA-dependent alcohol dehydrogenase: MIITTRAAVARAPHIGWEITELQLDPPKAHEVRVRFKASGLCHSDNHITKGDAPVRFPIVGGHEGAGIVESVGPHVRRVKPGDRIICSYIPACGACRPCSTGHQNMCEKGLNAGTGMFLDGTFRFHKDGEDFGGFCTLGTFSQYAVVSEYACIPLPDDIPFELGALVGCGVPTGWGSAVYAAGVRAGDTVVIFGAGGVGSNAVQGARFAGAKNVIVVDPVEFKRQMATEVFGATHAFATAKEAHEFVVETTWGQLADHAILTPDLVTAEMVQAATLMVGKGGKVTITGVGRQGAVNVHAGFLISYQRQIRGALFGDCNPLYDVPKLLGLYRSGDLKLKELITRRYTLDQVNEAYHDLEEGKNIRGVIIHED; the protein is encoded by the coding sequence ATGATCATCACGACCCGGGCCGCCGTCGCCCGCGCCCCGCACATCGGCTGGGAGATCACCGAACTCCAGCTCGACCCCCCGAAGGCGCACGAGGTGCGCGTGCGCTTCAAGGCGTCCGGCCTGTGCCACTCCGACAACCACATCACCAAGGGCGACGCCCCGGTGCGGTTCCCGATCGTCGGCGGGCACGAGGGCGCCGGCATCGTCGAGTCGGTCGGCCCGCACGTGCGGCGGGTGAAGCCGGGCGACCGGATCATCTGCTCCTACATCCCGGCCTGCGGTGCCTGCCGGCCCTGCTCGACCGGCCACCAGAACATGTGTGAGAAGGGCCTCAACGCGGGCACCGGCATGTTCCTCGACGGCACGTTCCGGTTCCACAAGGACGGCGAGGACTTCGGCGGCTTCTGCACCCTCGGCACCTTCTCCCAGTACGCGGTGGTGTCGGAGTACGCGTGCATCCCGCTGCCCGACGACATCCCGTTCGAGCTCGGCGCGCTCGTCGGCTGCGGCGTGCCGACCGGCTGGGGCTCGGCGGTGTACGCCGCCGGGGTCCGCGCCGGCGACACCGTGGTGATCTTCGGCGCGGGCGGCGTCGGCAGCAACGCGGTGCAGGGCGCCCGCTTCGCCGGGGCGAAGAACGTCATCGTGGTCGACCCGGTCGAGTTCAAGCGGCAGATGGCGACGGAGGTCTTCGGCGCCACGCACGCCTTCGCCACCGCCAAGGAGGCCCACGAGTTCGTCGTCGAGACCACCTGGGGACAGCTCGCCGACCACGCGATCCTCACCCCCGACCTGGTCACCGCGGAGATGGTCCAGGCGGCCACGCTCATGGTCGGCAAGGGCGGCAAGGTCACCATCACCGGCGTCGGCCGGCAGGGCGCGGTGAACGTGCACGCCGGTTTTCTCATCAGCTACCAGCGGCAGATCCGCGGGGCGCTGTTCGGCGACTGCAACCCGCTGTACGACGTGCCGAAGCTGCTGGGGCTCTACCGGTCGGGCGACCTGAAGCTCAAGGAGCTCATCACCCGCCGGTACACCCTCGACCAGGTGAACGAGGCCTACCACGACCTCGAAGAGGGCAAGAACATCCGCGGCGTCATCATCCACGAGGACTGA